One genomic window of Corynebacterium pseudotuberculosis includes the following:
- a CDS encoding N-acetylmuramoyl-L-alanine amidase, protein MQQRRRLVPTPTRPVTAIVSAVALLASAVVGIGANQILHTDNTGIDPIEASVSTDSLASGQSITIDDAAISAQGKMGSRTVKQFHRDQPFSQFAITWNGEKDIAAFVRAQRADGTWSEWYDTEPLDYGAGDTEKRGTDVIYIEPTNTIQVSMSGVDITGGAPATPPNAEAAPQPAAGQPAADASPAAPAEDPAVHGMAPLPSNFGDIKPVAEATNITATNNVSDFDVVFIEGGESQLPENGIQMTADSDGMPRVISRKGWGANESIRCQQPSYFDGVKGITIHHTAGSNNYSEAQAPGIVRGIYQYHAQTLGWCDVGYQSLADKYGNLYEGRYGGLNRNVWGAHAGGFNENTWAISMLGNYDTAPTTPAMIKSVGELAGWRSAVAGIDPTGSGTHYSEGTSYTPYPKGQAVNLPNIFAHRDVGNTACPGKHAYAQMGNIRTTAKQKYNSIKNGTAPSGGIQNTPPRGDAPAPQHPAPAPAQPNAQIANIAELITKFAETPMPKDLNSAVAAGGSLLLLAAAIASTQGLIPGNLGAIGNVQVINGLKLSQIPPIITRMVDLISNPNITRAWNDVKTIFGPVLGNPRSGVATYASKTGEEVEYALFDHGIIVSTPSTGANALWGAIGDAWAQQGFDAGPLGLPTGTQYRSGEEYRVDFQHGYITFNPATGAIDIHTN, encoded by the coding sequence GTGCAGCAACGACGTCGCCTAGTCCCCACACCGACTCGGCCAGTCACTGCCATCGTCTCTGCAGTGGCACTTTTAGCCTCCGCAGTCGTTGGCATTGGCGCCAACCAGATCTTGCATACCGATAACACCGGTATCGACCCCATCGAAGCCAGCGTGAGCACAGACAGCCTCGCATCTGGCCAAAGCATCACCATTGATGATGCAGCCATCTCCGCCCAAGGCAAGATGGGTTCTCGCACCGTCAAGCAATTCCACCGTGACCAGCCATTCTCGCAGTTCGCGATCACCTGGAACGGTGAGAAGGACATCGCAGCCTTTGTCCGAGCGCAGCGTGCCGACGGAACCTGGTCTGAATGGTATGACACCGAGCCACTAGATTACGGCGCAGGCGATACGGAAAAGCGCGGCACTGACGTGATCTACATCGAGCCGACCAACACAATTCAAGTGTCTATGTCTGGCGTGGACATCACCGGCGGCGCTCCAGCAACTCCGCCGAATGCCGAAGCCGCACCTCAGCCAGCTGCCGGGCAACCAGCAGCCGACGCCTCTCCGGCTGCTCCCGCTGAAGATCCAGCAGTGCATGGTATGGCCCCTTTGCCATCCAATTTTGGCGATATCAAGCCTGTGGCAGAAGCTACAAATATCACTGCCACCAACAATGTCTCAGATTTCGATGTGGTCTTCATTGAAGGTGGAGAATCTCAGCTCCCGGAAAACGGTATCCAGATGACCGCTGATTCCGATGGGATGCCCCGGGTTATCTCTCGCAAAGGGTGGGGCGCTAACGAGTCCATCCGATGCCAACAGCCAAGTTACTTTGATGGCGTGAAGGGCATTACCATTCACCACACCGCAGGCTCAAACAATTACTCAGAGGCACAGGCACCTGGAATCGTCCGAGGCATCTACCAGTACCACGCTCAGACTCTGGGCTGGTGCGACGTGGGATACCAGTCACTAGCAGATAAATATGGCAACCTCTACGAGGGCCGCTACGGTGGACTTAATCGCAATGTATGGGGTGCCCACGCTGGCGGATTCAATGAAAATACCTGGGCCATCTCCATGTTGGGTAACTACGACACCGCCCCCACTACTCCGGCAATGATCAAATCTGTCGGCGAGCTCGCAGGGTGGCGCTCAGCCGTAGCCGGTATTGATCCCACAGGTTCTGGTACTCATTACTCCGAGGGAACCAGCTATACCCCTTATCCCAAGGGCCAAGCAGTTAATCTGCCTAATATCTTCGCCCACCGCGACGTTGGCAATACTGCATGCCCTGGCAAACACGCCTATGCCCAAATGGGCAACATCAGAACAACGGCTAAGCAAAAATACAATTCGATCAAAAACGGCACCGCTCCCTCCGGCGGTATACAGAACACTCCGCCGCGCGGAGACGCACCAGCCCCACAGCATCCTGCGCCTGCACCTGCACAGCCAAACGCGCAAATAGCAAATATCGCCGAGCTCATTACTAAGTTCGCTGAGACCCCCATGCCCAAGGATCTTAATTCCGCAGTGGCCGCAGGCGGATCCTTGCTGCTCCTCGCCGCGGCTATCGCCTCCACGCAGGGACTCATCCCTGGCAACCTAGGTGCCATCGGCAATGTGCAGGTGATTAATGGGTTAAAGCTATCTCAAATCCCACCGATCATCACTCGTATGGTGGATCTAATCAGCAATCCGAACATCACCCGCGCATGGAATGACGTTAAAACTATCTTTGGCCCAGTCCTGGGTAACCCCCGTTCCGGCGTAGCCACCTATGCTTCCAAGACCGGTGAAGAAGTGGAATATGCACTCTTTGACCACGGCATCATTGTCTCCACTCCATCTACCGGTGCGAATGCACTGTGGGGAGCAATCGGCGATGCTTGGGCACAACAGGGATTCGACGCCGGCCCGCTGGGGCTTCCCACCGGCACCCAGTACCGTTCCGGTGAGGAATACCGCGTAGATTTCCAGCACGGTTACATCACCTTTAACCCAGCTACCGGAGCAATAGATATACACACAAATTAA